The Castellaniella sp. genome includes a window with the following:
- the hisI gene encoding phosphoribosyl-AMP cyclohydrolase encodes MIAATDSSGVSPAWLAELTFDAQGLIPAIAQDADSGTILMVAWMNAEAVQETVRTGCAVYYSRSRQRLWRKGEESGHIQQVHDIRLDCDGDVLLLKITQIGGIACHTGRQRCFYRHLDLAAQPPQWLIQDPILKDPQSIYGTPKS; translated from the coding sequence ATGATCGCAGCCACGGATTCCTCGGGTGTCAGCCCCGCCTGGCTGGCCGAACTCACCTTCGACGCCCAGGGCTTGATCCCGGCCATCGCCCAGGATGCCGACAGCGGCACCATCCTGATGGTGGCCTGGATGAACGCCGAAGCCGTCCAGGAAACCGTGCGCACCGGCTGTGCCGTTTATTACTCACGCTCACGCCAGCGCCTCTGGCGCAAAGGCGAAGAATCCGGCCACATCCAGCAGGTACACGACATCCGGCTGGATTGCGACGGCGACGTGTTGTTGCTGAAAATCACGCAGATCGGCGGCATTGCCTGCCACACCGGTCGCCAACGCTGCTTCTACCGCCATCTGGATCTGGCTGCCCAGCCACCACAGTGGCTGATTCAGGACCCGATCCTGAAAGACCCGCAATCCATTTACGGCACCCCAAAGTCCTGA
- a CDS encoding phosphoribosyl-ATP diphosphatase, with translation MSTTLNSAPSDILTRLADTLAARRPDHGGDPATSYTAKLLARGPDAFLKKIGEEATELVMAAKDGQADRIVAETADLWFHCLVALTHYNLRPEDVLAELARREGLSGLTEKAARPKS, from the coding sequence ATGTCCACCACCCTGAATTCAGCTCCCTCCGACATCCTGACCCGCCTGGCTGACACACTGGCGGCCCGCCGCCCAGACCATGGCGGCGACCCGGCCACCTCCTATACCGCCAAGCTCCTCGCCCGTGGCCCGGACGCCTTTCTGAAGAAAATCGGCGAAGAAGCCACCGAACTCGTCATGGCCGCCAAAGACGGACAAGCAGACCGCATCGTGGCCGAGACCGCCGACCTCTGGTTCCATTGCCTGGTCGCCCTGACCCACTACAACCTACGCCCTGAAGACGTGCTGGCCGAACTCGCCCGCCGTGAGGGCCTCTCGGGCCTGACTGAAAAGGCTGCCCGCCCAAAATCCTGA
- a CDS encoding histidine triad nucleotide-binding protein — protein MSHDCLFCKIARHEIPAKIVHEDEEFLAFHDINPAAPVHLLLIPKHHIASLADITPADHAWLGRMLQLVPGLAADNGCHPLPEGGFRLVANTGTEGGQEIHHLHFHILGGTRPWSNRAAPAA, from the coding sequence ATGAGTCACGATTGTCTGTTCTGTAAAATCGCCCGGCACGAAATCCCCGCTAAAATCGTGCACGAGGACGAAGAATTTCTGGCCTTCCACGATATCAATCCGGCTGCTCCAGTACACCTGCTGCTCATCCCAAAGCATCACATCGCCTCATTGGCCGACATCACCCCGGCTGATCATGCGTGGTTGGGCCGCATGCTGCAGCTGGTCCCTGGTTTGGCGGCTGATAACGGCTGCCATCCCCTGCCTGAAGGCGGCTTTCGGCTGGTGGCCAATACCGGCACCGAAGGCGGCCAGGAAATCCATCACCTACATTTTCATATCCTGGGTGGCACACGCCCCTGGTCTAATCGCGCGGCACCTGCCGCCTAA
- the tatA gene encoding Sec-independent protein translocase subunit TatA, which produces MGSFSIWHWLIVLVIVALVFGTKKLRNMGEDLGGAVKGFKKGMKEAQDDTPDAKPSVTQKVQDANTVDVQAREKSDI; this is translated from the coding sequence ATGGGTAGTTTCAGCATCTGGCACTGGCTAATCGTCCTGGTCATCGTTGCCCTGGTCTTTGGCACCAAAAAACTGCGTAATATGGGCGAAGATCTCGGCGGCGCCGTCAAGGGCTTCAAAAAGGGCATGAAAGAAGCCCAGGACGACACCCCCGACGCCAAACCATCCGTCACCCAAAAGGTCCAGGATGCCAATACCGTGGACGTCCAGGCCCGCGAAAAATCCGATATCTGA
- the tatB gene encoding Sec-independent protein translocase protein TatB, protein MFDVSFTELMLIGVIALIVIGPERLPKVARTIGHLLGRAQRYVNEVKTDIQKEIDIKEIGDIKHQMEDAARSVQSSMSSSVDDLKAAVTQPTQALKDSLAEARQALDISAVAPGSDSTAPVADSNAAEKPAANPIPGTPATPDSAATAAPAITVPDVTQPVRQPTPTESSH, encoded by the coding sequence ATGTTTGATGTCAGTTTCACCGAGCTGATGCTGATCGGCGTGATCGCGCTGATCGTCATTGGCCCCGAACGCCTACCCAAGGTCGCCCGCACCATCGGCCACCTGCTGGGTCGTGCCCAGCGCTATGTCAATGAAGTCAAAACCGATATCCAAAAAGAAATCGACATAAAGGAAATCGGTGATATCAAACACCAAATGGAGGACGCTGCCCGCTCGGTACAGTCCTCGATGTCCAGTTCGGTCGACGATCTGAAGGCAGCCGTCACTCAGCCCACCCAGGCCTTGAAGGACTCCCTCGCCGAAGCCCGCCAGGCCCTGGACATCAGCGCCGTTGCCCCCGGCTCCGACAGCACTGCACCTGTGGCGGACAGCAATGCCGCTGAAAAACCCGCCGCCAACCCGATCCCGGGCACGCCTGCGACACCAGACTCTGCGGCGACTGCAGCACCAGCAATCACCGTC